The Ramlibacter sp. PS4R-6 genome has a window encoding:
- a CDS encoding Ig-like domain-containing protein: NTSVASSGLAVTIDTTAPAAPSAPDLTAGTDSGSSSTDNITNDNTPTFTGTAEANSSVTLYDTDGTTVVGTGTADGSGNWSITASTLGDGAHTVTAKATDAAGNTSVASTGLAVTIDTAAAAPSTPDMTAGTDSGSSSTDNKTSNTTPTFTG; encoded by the coding sequence GAACACGAGCGTGGCATCGAGCGGCCTGGCGGTCACGATCGACACGACGGCACCGGCTGCGCCCAGCGCGCCGGACCTGACGGCCGGCACCGACAGCGGCTCCTCCAGCACGGACAACATCACCAACGACAACACCCCGACGTTTACCGGCACGGCCGAAGCGAATTCGAGCGTGACGCTGTACGACACGGACGGCACGACGGTGGTGGGCACGGGCACGGCTGACGGCAGCGGCAACTGGTCGATCACGGCGAGCACGCTGGGTGACGGCGCGCACACGGTCACGGCCAAGGCGACGGATGCGGCGGGCAACACCAGCGTGGCATCCACTGGCCTGGCGGTCACGATCGACACGGCTGCGGCGGCCCCGAGCACGCCGGACATGACGGCGGGAACGGACAGCGGCTCGTCCAGCACGGACAACAAGACCAGCAACACGACGCCCACGTTCACGGG